aGTTCCTCTACAGTCTCGTTGTCTTCTTCATCCTCAGATGAAGGTTCTTTGTTCTTCACTTCTGCTCCAGGAATCTTGTTAGAAAACTTCTTTAGCTTTGCCACAAAGAACCCGTCCATGTTGTGAGTGTGAGAGTAAATTCTCCTCGTTAGTGAAAGAGAGGGGTGAAAACGTTTTTCTCTATAGCGACAAAACCCCTCAGCTCCTAACTCTAGTCCGGTGGGAACTAGCTTGACGTGCCGTCTCTTGAGAGCGTAATCCACGACCCATTCGTTCTCCTCAACCAGTACCGAGCACGTTGAGTAGACCAAATAACCTCCGCTTGATGAATTAGCATCAAGACAATCCAGAGCCGTAAGAATGAGCTGTTTTTGGAGGTGAGAGCTCTTCAAAATGTCTCTTTCTGTCTTGCTCGTCTTTACCGAAGGATCTTTCGATATGACACCAGTTCCACTGCAAGGTGCGTCCAATAAAATCCGATCAAAGCCGGTCATGACTTGAGTAAACATTCGGCCATCGTAATTGCACACAATCGTATTGCTAACTCCGAGTCTGTGACTATTCGCAACAAGTGATTTGGTCCGATCTTTGTTGGAATCGTTTGCTATAATAAGCCCGGTGTTCTTCATGAGCTGAGCAATATAGGTAGTCTTTCCACCAGGAGAGGCACACATGTCCAGGATTCTCTCATTTTCTTGAGGAGCCAAAGCGATAACCGGAAGCATTGAAGAGGCTCCCTGCAACATGTAATGACCAGCCAAATACTCAGGAGTGGCACCAATCGGGACTGAGCTATCATAGACTACTAAACCAACTTTTGACCATTTTCCAATTGGATCCAGATTTACCCCTCGAGATATCAAAGCCTGGGCAAGATCTCTTCTTCGTGTTTTGAGGGTATTTGTTCGAATGGTCACGGGTCGCTGTGTTTCACAAGCTTCCAAGAATTCCAAAAGCTCAGATACTTTGAACAAATCCATAAACGTCTCGATTAGAAACTCGCTGTAGCCATAGTAGGTCATTAGATCTGCACGAAGCAAGGCTAGATACTCCGTTCGAGATTTTCCCTCTTGCCGAAGCTTCTTGAAGTTGCACAGGACGTGAACAACCTCTTTTATCCGCTGATTGACATTCTGCAAATCTTGTGGCTCATTTGCAATCTCTTCTAAAGTAGGCAGTTCGAAGACATCAGAATCTGCTATGTTTTCGGTCAACTCTGCTTTTGCAAGAAGTTTGTCAGCCTTCTTTTTGCGATCAAGTTTTTTTGATTTTTTCTCCATTGTAGTCATCTCCTCATCTTTGTCTGAGTCATCAGAGTCATTGTCCGTACCATCGAAATTATCATCCATTACTTCATCTTCTGAGCTGTCAGTATCTTGTAGGTTGCCCAGGGTTACCTCTCCGTCTTCTGTGCAACAATAGGAAGAGTGATAAATTCAGCATAATGACCGAAAAAGTAGTTTTTACGATAAATGGGGGGTTGTGTACAAACTGGACAGAAATAATGGTTGCTAGACAAGGATAGTCAGAGCACCATACCACTAGTGGCGTACCATTGTCCATCATCTCGTCTTCTGAGCTTTCCACACCTTGTAGGTTGCCAAGGGTTACTTCTCCGTCATCACTGCCTGTGTAATAACAAACAGCATTGATCAATTGATTTTACTTTTCATTACAGAACAAAATGACCacattagcaataattatctggGATCAAAGTTCGTGACACCGAATGActcataacataattattgcaaacaGGATAAAGAGGATTACAAACTAAGCACAGAAACAATATATTTCTACTTTATATCCCTATGACCGGCCGTACCTTCATCATCACTGTTTCCATCGCTTCCTCCACTCAGTAAGTCCTGCTTGAACGAGACATGGCTCTTCTTGCTTGGTGTTGACGTTGGCTTTATACTCGGTTTCAGCCACTTTTGATTATCATCGCTGTAACCTACCGGTACCAGCCGATCAGCACCCTCAACCAATATTGGAGCTTCCTCGTCCAAAGATTTGACAGCTTTTCGTCTCTCCTGCTTTTTTCGAGCGATTTCTTCACGAGCAGTCTTAGCAGCAGCGATGAGTTTAGATCTCCTGCGAGCTCTTTGCTTGattcttcctccaacttggCCTTGTTTGACGCCAAGAGCATCTTCAGCGCTAGGAATAGCAGGTGCAGCTTGCTTCCTGGCCTTTCTGCCAGGCCCTCGCCTGTCCTTTAGCTCTTTTCTCTCCTTAGTTCGGCCCATACTGTACTACAGCTAGATATCTTCTTTGATGCGCCACGTGGATATGGCCACATGGGTGGAAGGGATCACGTGATGTTTCTTATGGCCTTTGACCTTTATAACCACAtttaccgtacttattcga
This genomic stretch from Halichondria panicea chromosome 16, odHalPani1.1, whole genome shotgun sequence harbors:
- the LOC135350457 gene encoding probable 28S rRNA (cytosine-C(5))-methyltransferase; the protein is MGRTKERKELKDRRGPGRKARKQAAPAIPSAEDALGVKQGQVGGRIKQRARRRSKLIAAAKTAREEIARKKQERRKAVKSLDEEAPILVEGADRLVPVGYSDDNQKWLKPSIKPTSTPSKKSHVSFKQDLLSGGSDGNSDDEGSDDGEVTLGNLQGVESSEDEMMDNEDGEVTLGNLQDTDSSEDEVMDDNFDGTDNDSDDSDKDEEMTTMEKKSKKLDRKKKADKLLAKAELTENIADSDVFELPTLEEIANEPQDLQNVNQRIKEVVHVLCNFKKLRQEGKSRTEYLALLRADLMTYYGYSEFLIETFMDLFKVSELLEFLEACETQRPVTIRTNTLKTRRRDLAQALISRGVNLDPIGKWSKVGLVVYDSSVPIGATPEYLAGHYMLQGASSMLPVIALAPQENERILDMCASPGGKTTYIAQLMKNTGLIIANDSNKDRTKSLVANSHRLGVSNTIVCNYDGRMFTQVMTGFDRILLDAPCSGTGVISKDPSVKTSKTERDILKSSHLQKQLILTALDCLDANSSSGGYLVYSTCSVLVEENEWVVDYALKRRHVKLVPTGLELGAEGFCRYREKRFHPSLSLTRRIYSHTHNMDGFFVAKLKKFSNKIPGAEVKNKEPSSEDEEDNETVEEL